In a single window of the Bactrocera dorsalis isolate Fly_Bdor chromosome 2, ASM2337382v1, whole genome shotgun sequence genome:
- the LOC105229548 gene encoding uncharacterized protein LOC105229548 encodes MLSRMDGSSELTEAQHKKYQKLASEYSKLRARAGVLRNAVLDEQSKGESLREQLRQSETALRRSEQEVDSLGFRNRQLEHRVAALQDEIAKREGRIKTDKEYVRKHTIAGKGDLPGAVGEGDVGQDALIFEELQKKIMENAELTTMVDDKEHELQIQGERLLNLQKMLEKRNTEFTDSEKRFRRDFEVLQKRNTELESKLVDAISMVKLGSEDALSASGSDHTPLHVAAQQHDQSTLSITSVPTAEERICSLEKEMVHWRTQYEILKMNEVITLNETKNGLYDNNITCSSAIIPEYNNCSCSSTTAGLIVKSSSAEAKSSRDSYKEPTLPPTKEQILYNSFSQKFEHLLKSKYLAESRMFSYETEVEHFQICLENATHELNSKDEQIESINQALKMLEEDLATTRINYEEQISVLTEQVINLSEQLAASK; translated from the exons ATGCTCAGTAGAATGGATGGTAGTTCAGAATTAACGGAGgctcaacataaaaaatatcaaaagcttGCTAGTGAATACTCAAAA CTACGAGCCAGGGCTGGTGTACTTCGAAATGCTGTTTTGGATGAACAATCAAAAGGAGAAAGTTTACGTGAACAACTACGACAAAGTGAAACCGCGCTCCGTCGATCTGAGCAAGAAGTCGATTCATTAGGTTTTCGTAATAGGCAACTAGAACACAGAGTCGCGGCCCTTCAAGATGAAATTGCAAAGAGAGAGGGACGTATTAAAACTGATAAGGAATATGTACGAAAACATACCATAGCTGGAAAAGGGGATCTTCCTGGAGCAGTTGGGGAAGGGGATGTGGGACAAGACGCTCTAATTTTCGAAGAACTTCAGAAGAAGATCATGGAGAATGCAGAACTAACTACAATG GTTGACGACAAGGAACATGAACTTCAAATTCAGGGTGAACGTTTGCtgaatttgcaaaaaatgcTAGAAAAGCGAAACACAGAATTCACAGATTCCGAAAAGCGTTTTCGCAGGGATTTCGAAGTATTGCAAAAGAGAAACACAGAGCTCGAAAGTAAGCTCGTTGACGCGATTAGCATGGTAAAA TTGGGTAGTGAAGATGCTCTGAGCGCATCTGGTAGTGATCATACACCATTACATGTTGCCGCGCAACAACATGATCAATCAACATTATCTATAACATCAGTACCAACAGCTGAAGAACGCATTTGCAGTCTGGAAAAAGAAATGGTTCACTGGCGGACtcaatatgaaattttaaaaatgaatgaaGTTATAACGTTAAATGAGACAAAAAATGGGTTGTATGACAATAATATTACATGCTCGTCTGCTATTATTCCAGAGTATAACAATTGTAGCTGTAGCAGTACAACAGCTGGTTTAATAGTAAAATCTAGCTCAGCGGAAGCAAAAAG ctcACGCGACTCATATAAGGAACCGACCTTACCGCCCACAAAAGAACAAATTCTTTATAACAGTTTTAGTCAAAAATTTGAACATCTTTTGAAATCTAAGTACTTGGCTGAATCTCGAATGTTTTCATACGAAACGGAAGTAGaacattttcaaatatgttTGGAAAATGCGACGCATGAGTTAAATTCAAAGGATGAGCAGATAGAAAGCATAAATCAGGCATTAAAAATGCTAGAGGAGGATTTG gCTACCACTCGCATTAATTATGAAGAACAAATCAGCGTGCTTACGGAACAGGTAATTAACTTAAGTGAGCAACTAGCCGCTTCAAAGTAG
- the LOC105229552 gene encoding nuclear cap-binding protein subunit 2 translates to MSAGSVDLSSYRDQHFKGSRSDQERSLRESCTLYVGNLSFYTTEEQIHELFSRCGEVRRIVMGLDKYKKTPCGFCFVEYYVRTDAEMAMRYVNGTRLDDRLIRVDWDAGFIEGRQYGRGKTGGQVRDEYRTDYDAGRGGYGKLLQQKIAPNTDNR, encoded by the exons ATGTCAGCGGGATCAGTAGACTTAAGCTCATATCGCGATCAGCATTTTAaa GGCTCACGGTCTGATCAAGAGCGTTCACTCCGTGAATCGTGTACATTATATGTAGGGAATCTATCATTTTACACAACCGAAGAACAAATTCACGAATTATTTTCCCGTTGCGGTGAAGTGAGACGTATAGTGATGGGCCtagataaatacaaaaaaacaccttgcggattttgttttgttgaataTTATGTACGTACAGACGCAGAAATGGCCATGCG aTACGTAAACGGAACACGATTAGATGATCGCCTAATACGAGTTGATTGGGATGCAGGCTTTATTGAGGGTCGTCAATATGGTCGCGGCAAGACTGGTGGACAAGTGCGAGATGAATACCGAACAGACTATGATGCCGGACGAGGAGGATATGGCAAATTGTTGCAGCAAAAAATTGCACCAAACACCGACAATCGTTAA
- the LOC125776566 gene encoding uncharacterized protein LOC125776566, with the protein MLFLNRSIAVICVHFLIITHNKHTINGQGVENEGNKSVLSASLYSKIFKERRNEHQTVIKNMITSQNYEKNFKLLTLAYGKIFQLIRDSNITMTSYAYEPLRDGFPQNSNLQDAVSTVMENCCIAAESLIHFPEISYRIFGKQYLEWKLMLNWCYEFVNSFPHIIDESTAKLMTILFQEINEEFRNPEYVNPYHEASKHQEKKKENKRHKKLKKGPSLSGGKKEL; encoded by the exons ATGCTGTTCTTAAATCGTTCAATAGCTGTTATTTGTGtacattttttgattattaCGCATAATAAGCATACGATAAATGGTCAAGGAGTGGAAAATGAAGGAAATAAATCGGTGCTATCGGCAAGTCTTT ATTCAAAGATATTTAAGGAACGCCGTAATGAGCATCAAACAGTAATAAAAAACATGATTACAtcacaaaattatgaaaaaaactttaagCTGTTAACGCTAGCCTATGGTAAAATCTTTcaa CTTATCAGGGACAGTAATATTACAATGACATCATATGCCTATGAACCTTTACGGGACGGATTTCCTCAAAATAGTAATTTACAGGATGCAGTCAGCACTGTAATGGAAAATTGCTGCATAGCTGCCGAAAGTCTTATACATTTTCCAGAAATAAGTTAtagaatttttggtaaacagtATTTGGAATGGAAATTGATGCTGAATTGGTGTTATGAGTTTGTTAACTCTTTCCCACACATAATTGATGAATCTACTGCCAAATTGatgacaattttatttcaagagatcaacgaagaatttcgtaaCCCTGAATATGTAAATCCTTACCATGAAGCATCTAAACatcaagaaaagaaaaaggaaaataaacgCCATAAGAAGCTTAAGAAAGGTCCATCTTTAAGCGGAGGCAAAAAagagttataa
- the LOC105229553 gene encoding peroxiredoxin-5, mitochondrial, whose product MQSRICTVAIPQFSRNLIRAFSKSANKMAPIKVGDKLPSIDLFEDSPANKINTGDLTSNKKVIIFAVPGAFTPGCSKTHLPGFVSNADSLKSDQGVNEIVCVSVNDPFVMSAWGKEHNTAGKVRMLADPSGLFVKSLELTIDLPPLGGLRAKRFSMVVENGEVKELNVEPDGTGLSCSLANNIGKH is encoded by the exons ATGCAGTCGCGTATCTGTACCGTTGCCATTCCTCAATTTTCAAGGAATTTGATTCGTGCGTTTTCCAAGTCAGCAAATAAAATGGCTCCAATAAAG GTTGGTGACAAACTCCCTTCAATTGATCTCTTTGAAGATTCGCcggcaaacaaaataaataccgGGGATTTGACATCAAATAAGAAAGTGATAATCTTTGCAGTACCAGGTGCATTTACGCCTGGCTGCTCCAAG ACCCACTTACCAGGGTTTGTGTCGAATGCTGATTCGTTGAAAAGTGATCAAGGCGTTAATGAAATCGTTTGCGTTTCTGTAAATGATCCATTTGTTATGTCCGCTTGGGGTAAAGAACACAATACTGCCGGTAAAGTGCGTATGTTGGCTGATCCTTCCGGCTTATTTGTTAAGTCTTTAGAACTAACAATTGACCTACCACCGCTGGGTGGTCTACGTGCAAAACGTTTCTCAATGGTTGTAGAAAATGGCGAGGTGAAGGAATTGAACGTTGAACCCGATGGCACTGGGCTAAgctgttctttggcaaacaacattggaaaacattaa
- the LOC105229554 gene encoding ubiquitin, with translation MRITIKILKGQDVTLDVEPHTLISDMKKEIESKLNIPLPEQKLLLLGRTLKDENTVSAYPNLHEGCKLNLVVMRPRIEGLREILQKSFRKYYNEPQADNLVIAFMTDFETNLKQMSVDDIERLSESLLGV, from the exons ATGCGGATAacaataaagattttaaaaggACAAGACGTTACATTAGAC gTCGAGCCGCATACTTTAATATCAGATATGAAAAAGGAAATTGAAAGTAAATTGAATATACCATTGCCAGAGCAAAAATTGCTATTGCTTGGACGTACATTGAAAGATGAGAATACTGTGTCCGCATATCCAAATTTACATGAAGGATGTAAACTAAATTTGGTGGTGATGCGACCACGAATAGAAGGATTACGAGAG ATCCTACAGAAATCGTTTCGAAAGTACTATAATGAACCACAAGCTGACAACTTGGTTATTGCTTTTATGACCGATTTTGAaacgaatttaaaacaaatgagTGTAGACGATATTGAACGTTTATCTGAGAGTTTATTAGGTGTTTAA